A region from the Pseudomonas sp. P8_229 genome encodes:
- a CDS encoding AAA family ATPase: MLIVFSGLPGTGKTTIAKSLATRLDATYLRIDTIEQAIRNAGVLADEVGSSGYRVANELTMNNLRPGHSVVVDGVNPVAESRQAWIDIATRSGAPLLNIEVICSDPREHRRRVEHRQSDIAGLTPPTWSSVVNHEYEAWTQPILCLDTATLAVDQAVEIVVRQLTDPRPTVLR; encoded by the coding sequence ATGCTAATTGTGTTCAGCGGCCTGCCAGGAACCGGCAAGACCACCATCGCCAAGTCACTCGCGACCCGACTGGACGCGACCTATCTGCGTATCGACACGATCGAACAGGCCATCCGCAACGCCGGGGTTCTGGCTGACGAGGTTGGCAGCAGCGGTTACAGGGTCGCCAACGAACTGACCATGAACAACCTGCGTCCCGGCCACAGTGTCGTGGTTGATGGCGTGAATCCCGTCGCTGAAAGCCGGCAAGCGTGGATCGACATTGCGACTCGCTCGGGCGCGCCGTTGCTCAACATCGAAGTGATTTGCTCAGACCCGCGTGAGCATCGCCGTCGGGTGGAACATCGGCAATCAGACATAGCGGGCCTGACGCCGCCGACCTGGTCCTCTGTGGTGAATCACGAATATGAAGCCTGGACGCAGCCGATCCTTTGCCTCGACACAGCGACTCTCGCCGTGGATCAGGCGGTGGAGATCGTCGTGCGCCAACTGACTGATCCACGCCCAACAGTTTTGCGCTGA
- a CDS encoding DoxX family protein, translating to MTTTANIAQATTEQSRNDVTQASASLVGRILLSAIFILSGFSKLAAPAMMIGYINSVGLPLPQVALALAIIVEIGGGLALIAGYRTRTVAAVLAVFSVVTALAFHNALGDQNQFIHFFKNIAMAGGLLQVVAFGAGRFSLDARRH from the coding sequence ATGACCACTACCGCAAACATCGCTCAAGCCACTACTGAACAATCCCGCAACGACGTCACCCAGGCCTCGGCCTCGTTGGTCGGCCGCATCCTGCTCAGCGCCATCTTCATCCTCTCCGGTTTCTCCAAACTGGCGGCCCCGGCGATGATGATCGGCTACATCAACTCTGTCGGGCTGCCGTTGCCACAAGTGGCGTTGGCCCTGGCAATCATCGTTGAAATCGGTGGCGGCCTGGCACTGATCGCCGGTTACCGCACCCGCACCGTCGCCGCTGTGCTGGCCGTGTTCAGCGTGGTTACCGCGCTGGCGTTCCACAACGCACTGGGCGATCAGAACCAGTTCATCCACTTCTTCAAGAACATCGCCATGGCCGGTGGCCTGTTGCAAGTGGTCGCGTTCGGCGCCGGTCGTTTCAGCCTTGACGCTCGTCGTCACTGA
- a CDS encoding zinc-binding dehydrogenase — translation MKAIRVYEYGNPEVLQLEEVADPVAGAGEVLIEVAGAGVNPIDWKVLSDVDVVLDLVGGDTQNRSFRVLKRDGLLISPVSAPSMTLANDYGVTPINFATRSDGAQLALIAELFDRGHLTVDVEVFPLSEAQRAVEKSLSRRGHGRLVLDPSK, via the coding sequence ATGAAAGCCATCCGCGTTTACGAATACGGCAATCCCGAAGTGCTGCAACTGGAAGAAGTCGCCGACCCTGTGGCCGGCGCCGGTGAAGTGTTGATCGAAGTCGCCGGGGCAGGGGTCAACCCGATCGACTGGAAGGTGTTGTCCGACGTGGACGTAGTGCTCGATCTGGTCGGTGGCGACACGCAGAACCGTTCGTTCCGCGTGTTGAAACGCGATGGTCTGCTGATCTCGCCGGTCAGTGCGCCGAGCATGACCCTGGCCAACGATTACGGCGTGACCCCGATCAACTTCGCCACCCGCTCTGACGGTGCGCAACTGGCGCTGATTGCCGAGCTGTTCGATCGTGGCCACCTCACGGTTGATGTCGAAGTGTTCCCGCTGAGCGAGGCGCAACGTGCGGTGGAGAAAAGCCTGAGCCGCCGTGGTCATGGCCGGTTGGTCCTTGATCCTTCGAAGTAG